A section of the Candidatus Methylomirabilota bacterium genome encodes:
- a CDS encoding xanthine dehydrogenase family protein molybdopterin-binding subunit produces the protein MSQPSLIGRSIRRVDGGEKVVGLTRYAADLQLPGMVHARLVLSPHAHARIARLDTAAAAAVPGVLGVFQAGDLRLAKVDENARAKCPLAVDRVLFAGHPVAAVVAETAAVAEDAAGLVEVEYEVLPPAVDVAEAMRKDAPRVRGKGGASGEEELAMHGAAAGGQRLQEDVGPNVVNTQRFSRGDVARGFAEADVVVERRYTTSTVHQAYLEPQAALAAADPLGALTIWTSTQALFFTRSEVCEVLGLPEHRVKIIATPLGGAFGGKFVLLEPLAGALALRLRRPVSVVLTRTEEFLATTPAPAAVFELKMGVKRDGMLVALQGRVVFDAGAFAGAPVGIALMLMGSYYQIPHVDLRGYEVLTHKTGNGAYRAPGAVQATFALESHMDELGRGIGMDPLELRLKNASRPGDPMISGQPWPKMGLRECLERLRAERDRRALSPADSGNGRLRRGVGVAVGGWLGGIEPASAVCRMDRDGTISIVVGTVDMSGTNTAFAQIAAESVGLPVEAVRVINGDTETAPYGGASGGSKITYTAGLAVERAARDAQRQILAIAADKLEAAMDDLEIVDGAVRVRGVPGRFVTLGDVAKASMQFGAKYEPVFGRGASATLARSPAFAAHLSEVAVDSETGRVEVLGHLVVQDVGRAINPAAVEGQLHGGVAQGIGWALFERMPYDAQGQMLAGTLMDYALPQSDQVPSIDTVIVEVPSDHGPFGAKGVGEPPVIAAPAAIANAIADATGTRFTELPITAEAICRASRGTPPWRSGTD, from the coding sequence ATGTCGCAGCCGTCGCTGATCGGACGCTCCATCCGCCGCGTGGACGGCGGGGAAAAGGTGGTCGGCCTCACACGCTACGCCGCCGATCTGCAGCTGCCCGGCATGGTTCACGCCCGCCTGGTCCTGAGCCCCCATGCCCACGCGCGCATCGCGCGACTCGACACCGCGGCCGCGGCCGCCGTGCCCGGGGTCCTGGGCGTCTTTCAGGCCGGGGATCTCCGTCTCGCCAAGGTCGATGAGAATGCGCGCGCCAAGTGCCCGCTGGCGGTCGACCGCGTGCTCTTCGCCGGACATCCCGTGGCGGCGGTGGTGGCCGAGACGGCGGCCGTGGCCGAAGACGCCGCGGGCTTGGTCGAGGTCGAGTACGAGGTGCTCCCGCCGGCGGTCGACGTCGCCGAGGCCATGCGCAAGGATGCCCCGCGCGTGCGCGGGAAGGGGGGCGCCAGCGGCGAGGAAGAGCTGGCCATGCACGGCGCCGCGGCGGGAGGCCAGCGACTCCAGGAAGACGTGGGACCCAACGTGGTGAACACGCAGCGCTTCAGCCGGGGTGACGTGGCGCGAGGCTTCGCCGAGGCCGATGTCGTCGTCGAGCGCCGGTACACGACGTCGACGGTGCACCAGGCCTATCTGGAGCCTCAAGCCGCGCTGGCCGCGGCGGATCCGCTGGGGGCCCTGACGATCTGGACCAGCACTCAGGCGCTGTTCTTCACCCGGTCGGAAGTCTGCGAGGTGCTCGGGTTGCCCGAGCACCGGGTCAAGATCATCGCCACCCCGCTGGGCGGCGCCTTTGGCGGAAAATTCGTCCTGCTGGAGCCGCTGGCGGGCGCGCTGGCCTTGCGACTCCGGCGGCCGGTGTCCGTCGTGCTGACCCGCACCGAGGAGTTCCTTGCCACCACGCCGGCGCCGGCGGCGGTGTTCGAGCTGAAGATGGGCGTGAAGCGCGACGGGATGCTGGTGGCCCTCCAGGGCCGGGTCGTGTTCGACGCCGGCGCCTTCGCGGGTGCTCCGGTGGGAATCGCGCTCATGCTGATGGGGAGCTACTACCAGATCCCCCACGTGGATCTCCGCGGCTACGAGGTGCTCACCCACAAGACCGGCAACGGCGCCTACCGCGCGCCGGGCGCCGTGCAGGCGACGTTCGCCCTCGAGTCGCACATGGACGAGCTGGGCCGGGGCATCGGGATGGACCCGCTGGAGCTCCGGCTGAAGAACGCCTCCCGGCCGGGCGATCCCATGATCTCGGGGCAGCCGTGGCCCAAGATGGGCCTGCGCGAGTGCCTGGAGCGCCTGCGGGCGGAGCGCGATCGTCGCGCGCTGTCTCCCGCCGACTCGGGGAACGGACGCCTCCGCCGCGGCGTGGGCGTCGCCGTGGGGGGCTGGCTGGGCGGCATCGAGCCCGCCAGTGCCGTGTGCCGGATGGATCGGGACGGCACGATCAGCATCGTGGTGGGCACGGTCGACATGAGTGGCACCAACACGGCTTTCGCCCAGATCGCGGCCGAGAGCGTCGGGCTCCCCGTCGAGGCCGTCCGCGTGATCAACGGCGACACGGAGACCGCGCCCTACGGGGGCGCCAGCGGGGGCAGCAAGATCACCTACACCGCGGGGCTCGCCGTGGAGCGCGCGGCCCGGGACGCGCAGCGCCAGATCCTCGCCATCGCGGCGGACAAGCTGGAGGCGGCGATGGACGACCTCGAGATCGTCGACGGAGCCGTCCGGGTGCGGGGCGTCCCCGGCCGCTTCGTGACCCTGGGCGACGTCGCCAAGGCCAGCATGCAGTTCGGGGCCAAGTACGAGCCCGTCTTCGGCCGGGGCGCCAGCGCCACGCTCGCGCGGTCGCCGGCCTTCGCGGCCCACCTGTCGGAGGTGGCGGTGGATTCCGAGACGGGCCGCGTCGAGGTCCTCGGCCACCTCGTCGTCCAGGACGTGGGGCGGGCCATCAATCCGGCCGCGGTCGAAGGCCAGCTTCACGGCGGCGTCGCCCAGGGCATCGGATGGGCGCTCTTCGAGCGGATGCCCTACGACGCCCAGGGCCAGATGCTGGCGGGCACGCTGATGGACTACGCGCTCCCGCAGAGCGACCAGGTTCCGTCGATCGACACGGTGATCGTCGAGGTCCCGTCCGACCACGGCCCGTTCGGGGCCAAGGGAGTCGGAGAGCCGCCGGTCATCGCGGCCCCGGCGGCCATCGCCAACGCGATCGCAGACGCGACGGGGACGCGCTTCACCGAGCTGCCGATCACGGCGGAGGCGATCTGCCGGGCCTCCCGAGGAACCCCTCCATGGCGCTCTGGGACGGACTGA
- a CDS encoding sugar ABC transporter permease — MLGTSGGRLAAAPRPPSAVWREAALPYLLIAPVTLLMGALVLYPMGRGLLRSLYGGRDLLPRAADFVGIANYRDLARSAEVANSVWITVMYTTGIVGLTLVISMACALLLCDEFKGRGLARAALTVPWGTPLVASALIWYWMYDAQYGLVNFILGRLGIIRASVGWLVSPSWALPAVILVDVWRLFPLGAVVLLSALTAVDRSLYEAARIDGAGGAATFRHVTLPSIRPTFGVLTLLFTIWALKRFATVWILTQGGPAGATDVLAVEIYREAFRNFRMGTASALAMVGIGISAIIAVVYQVLERRGGAAAV, encoded by the coding sequence GTGTTGGGCACGTCCGGCGGCCGACTCGCAGCAGCGCCGCGCCCTCCCTCCGCCGTCTGGCGGGAGGCCGCCCTCCCGTATCTGCTGATCGCGCCCGTCACCCTGCTGATGGGCGCGCTGGTGCTCTACCCGATGGGTCGTGGCTTGCTCCGCAGCCTCTATGGAGGCCGCGACCTCCTTCCGCGGGCGGCGGACTTCGTGGGCATCGCGAACTACCGGGACCTGGCGCGCTCGGCCGAGGTCGCGAACAGCGTGTGGATCACCGTGATGTACACGACGGGGATCGTGGGACTGACCCTGGTGATCAGCATGGCGTGCGCGCTGTTGCTCTGCGACGAGTTCAAGGGCCGAGGACTGGCGCGGGCGGCGTTGACGGTCCCCTGGGGCACTCCCCTGGTGGCCAGCGCGCTCATCTGGTACTGGATGTACGACGCCCAGTACGGCCTCGTGAACTTCATCCTGGGGCGCCTCGGGATCATCCGGGCGAGTGTCGGCTGGCTGGTGTCGCCGAGCTGGGCCCTTCCCGCCGTCATCCTGGTGGACGTGTGGCGATTGTTCCCGCTGGGGGCGGTCGTGCTGCTGTCGGCCCTGACGGCCGTGGACCGCTCCCTCTACGAGGCGGCGCGGATCGACGGCGCCGGCGGCGCCGCGACCTTCCGGCACGTCACCCTGCCGAGCATCCGGCCGACCTTCGGCGTGCTGACGCTGCTGTTCACGATCTGGGCGCTGAAGCGCTTCGCCACCGTCTGGATCCTCACCCAGGGCGGCCCGGCCGGCGCCACGGACGTTCTCGCGGTCGAGATCTACCGGGAAGCCTTTCGGAATTTTCGGATGGGGACGGCCTCGGCGCTGGCCATGGTCGGCATCGGCATCTCGGCGATCATCGCCGTCGTCTACCAGGTCCTCGAGCGACGCGGTGGAGCGGCCGCGGTCTAG
- a CDS encoding mandelate racemase/muconate lactonizing enzyme family protein: MKVTRVEITPVSVPFREPETWAWGERRGISRVIVQVHTDDGLVGLGEAVGAPSTPIMLEALRHLAGLIEGHDPYRVEQCTRMLYGRGGWHYFRRLGNYAIAAVEMAFWDLIGQAAGQPVAHLLGGPVVDRVPFYYPIARKPLATMAEEAGAAVERGMRTVYLKIGLDEEADVETVATVRQALGTRAKLRVDANEAWTAGEAIRVIKRIEPFDLEFVEQPVSMLDLDAMERVRDAVDVPIAADQGAWLESDVLEVVRRRAADVILTGPHRVGGLLAFKKVCGLCEVANIPVAKQSPGDLGIATAAALQVVSTCPNAVGLASQTHLSLLVHDIVRPEHVFTDGTLPVPMAPGLGVTLDPERLAEAHRRYLEAGSYTSHGDPRGETR, from the coding sequence ATGAAAGTGACGCGGGTCGAGATCACGCCCGTCTCGGTGCCGTTCCGCGAGCCGGAGACCTGGGCGTGGGGCGAGCGACGCGGGATTTCGCGCGTCATCGTGCAGGTCCACACCGACGACGGGCTGGTCGGGCTCGGAGAAGCCGTGGGCGCGCCGTCCACGCCGATCATGCTCGAGGCGCTGAGACACCTCGCGGGCCTGATCGAGGGCCACGATCCCTACCGTGTCGAGCAGTGCACCCGCATGCTGTACGGGCGGGGCGGCTGGCACTACTTCCGCCGCCTCGGGAACTACGCGATCGCCGCGGTCGAGATGGCGTTCTGGGACCTCATCGGTCAGGCGGCCGGCCAACCGGTGGCCCATCTCCTCGGCGGCCCCGTCGTGGACCGAGTGCCCTTCTACTATCCCATCGCGCGAAAGCCCCTGGCCACGATGGCCGAGGAGGCGGGGGCGGCGGTCGAGCGCGGCATGCGGACCGTGTACCTGAAGATCGGGCTCGACGAGGAGGCCGACGTGGAGACGGTCGCGACGGTCCGCCAAGCGCTCGGCACGCGGGCCAAGCTCCGGGTCGATGCCAACGAGGCGTGGACGGCCGGCGAGGCCATCAGGGTGATCAAGAGGATCGAGCCGTTCGACCTCGAGTTCGTCGAGCAGCCGGTCTCCATGCTGGATCTGGATGCGATGGAGCGGGTGCGCGATGCCGTCGACGTGCCGATTGCGGCCGATCAGGGCGCCTGGCTCGAGTCCGATGTGCTGGAGGTCGTGCGCCGGCGGGCGGCGGACGTCATCCTGACCGGGCCCCACCGCGTCGGGGGTCTCCTGGCGTTCAAGAAGGTGTGCGGTCTGTGCGAGGTCGCCAACATTCCGGTCGCCAAGCAGAGCCCGGGTGACCTCGGGATCGCGACGGCGGCTGCCCTGCAGGTCGTCAGCACGTGCCCGAACGCGGTGGGGCTGGCGAGCCAGACCCATCTCTCGCTCCTGGTCCACGACATCGTCCGGCCGGAGCACGTGTTCACCGACGGGACGCTGCCGGTGCCGATGGCGCCCGGCCTCGGGGTGACCCTGGATCCCGAGCGGTTGGCCGAAGCCCACCGGCGGTACCTCGAGGCCGGCTCCTACACGAGTCACGGTGACCCCCGGGGCGAGACCCGGTGA
- a CDS encoding threonine synthase has protein sequence MSAAYSAATGLACTQCGAAHPWGPQLSGCQSCRAAGRAGALAVTYAFEPADAGRLTGGTHFWSFHRFLPVTRQEATVTLGEGQTPLVAMEWVARELGLAEAAVKLEGANPTLSYKDRTNAVAVAIARELGYDRICCTSSGNHGVSMAAYASAAGLRSLVLFPPDAPPSVVAEVRHYGGEAVIVEPDRGPGSPLTLLEALHQDHGWFVSNRNAPLVEGRRVGNPFGLEGYKTIAYEIWQQLGRRVPAWCCVPVGGGDGIAGVWRGFRELVELGLAPTGPRMVACQPEAGDSVVAAWRAGWPDVRPVRPRPTIALSLVDRLSGDHALRAVRESGGSAVAVTDEAIRDAGRELGQHGLALEPSSATALAGLRALGKEGVLRPAETAVVLGTGAGLRWPATYDRPGTTDVPRIPPNLTMLGAVVPL, from the coding sequence ATGAGCGCCGCCTATTCGGCCGCGACCGGGCTCGCCTGCACGCAGTGCGGTGCCGCTCACCCGTGGGGGCCGCAGCTCTCGGGCTGCCAGAGCTGCCGGGCGGCCGGCCGGGCGGGCGCGCTGGCGGTCACGTATGCGTTCGAGCCGGCGGATGCCGGCCGCCTCACCGGCGGGACGCACTTCTGGAGCTTTCACCGGTTCCTCCCGGTGACTCGCCAGGAGGCGACGGTCACCCTCGGGGAGGGACAGACGCCGCTGGTCGCGATGGAGTGGGTCGCGCGGGAGCTCGGGCTCGCTGAGGCGGCGGTCAAGCTGGAAGGGGCCAACCCGACCCTGTCGTACAAGGATCGAACGAACGCGGTGGCGGTGGCCATCGCCCGCGAGCTCGGCTACGACCGGATCTGTTGCACCTCATCGGGGAACCACGGGGTCTCGATGGCCGCGTATGCGTCGGCAGCCGGCCTCCGGAGCCTGGTGCTGTTCCCGCCGGACGCGCCTCCCTCGGTCGTCGCCGAGGTGCGTCACTACGGAGGGGAGGCGGTGATCGTAGAGCCGGATCGTGGCCCGGGCTCGCCCCTGACGCTCCTGGAGGCGCTCCACCAAGACCACGGCTGGTTCGTCTCGAACCGGAACGCCCCGCTCGTCGAGGGCCGGCGCGTCGGGAACCCGTTCGGGCTCGAGGGCTACAAGACCATCGCCTACGAGATCTGGCAGCAGCTCGGCCGCCGCGTGCCTGCCTGGTGCTGTGTGCCGGTCGGGGGCGGCGACGGCATCGCCGGGGTGTGGCGAGGATTCCGCGAGCTCGTCGAGCTCGGGCTCGCGCCGACCGGACCTCGCATGGTCGCCTGCCAGCCGGAGGCGGGCGACTCGGTGGTCGCCGCGTGGCGCGCCGGATGGCCGGACGTGAGGCCGGTCAGGCCTCGGCCGACCATCGCGTTGTCGCTCGTCGACCGTCTCAGCGGCGACCACGCCCTACGCGCCGTCCGCGAGTCCGGCGGCTCGGCGGTCGCGGTGACGGACGAGGCGATCCGGGACGCCGGCCGAGAGCTGGGCCAGCATGGCCTCGCCCTCGAACCCTCCTCCGCCACCGCCCTGGCCGGCCTGCGCGCCCTGGGCAAGGAGGGGGTCCTTCGGCCGGCCGAGACGGCGGTCGTCCTCGGCACCGGGGCCGGCCTCCGCTGGCCGGCGACCTACGACCGCCCCGGGACGACTGACGTGCCGCGGATTCCACCCAACCTGACGATGCTGGGGGCCGTCGTCCCCCTGTGA
- a CDS encoding sugar ABC transporter substrate-binding protein, which yields MMRRSLLACGIATLLAFVTTGLLGTLRLAHGQTPVELELATWWWAVPTRGDALRKITAAFSVEYPQVKIKEFSIPYPRFEETLMVRLAAGNAPDVVTASDTMFFSFMTREHLAPLDTMVNLARLKNEFLPAQRIGEVSGRTYGVLVDYVSYALLINKRLFREAGIAQPPRTPEEFLSVAKRLTRAPDQFGYGVRHTMDQEAGWWYEASFWVIGFGGRWAVDGKPAVNSAPVVAAVRFLKEMYDAGIFPKGVDSATYRRMFYHEKVAMLTDNQNHIVISRTQNPAIEVEAVPPPFKQPVTHVESVFLTIPKAARHPKEAAAFLEFFQRHLKDYGLAARNIVNSKSANEAIFKEAPHLRTFVELPVVPDAILPAGFETRLPEFRNIVLKHVSNVLVRNLDPKAEMDAAQAELEEKVVKKP from the coding sequence ATGATGCGTCGCTCGTTGCTCGCGTGCGGGATCGCCACGCTCCTCGCCTTCGTGACCACCGGCCTGCTGGGGACGCTGCGGCTGGCTCACGGACAGACCCCGGTGGAGCTCGAGCTCGCCACCTGGTGGTGGGCGGTGCCGACGCGGGGCGACGCGCTGCGGAAGATCACCGCGGCCTTCAGTGTCGAGTACCCGCAGGTGAAGATCAAGGAATTCAGCATTCCGTACCCGCGGTTCGAGGAAACGCTGATGGTACGGCTGGCGGCCGGCAATGCGCCGGACGTCGTGACGGCGTCGGACACCATGTTCTTCTCTTTCATGACGCGCGAGCATCTGGCCCCGCTCGACACGATGGTCAACCTGGCCAGGTTGAAGAACGAGTTCCTGCCGGCTCAGCGGATCGGTGAGGTGAGTGGGCGGACGTATGGCGTCCTGGTCGACTATGTCTCCTACGCGCTGCTGATCAACAAGCGCCTGTTCCGCGAGGCGGGCATCGCTCAGCCGCCGCGCACCCCCGAGGAGTTCCTTTCGGTGGCCAAGAGGCTGACCCGGGCCCCGGACCAGTTCGGCTACGGCGTCCGTCATACGATGGATCAGGAGGCGGGTTGGTGGTACGAAGCGTCCTTCTGGGTCATCGGGTTCGGCGGCCGGTGGGCCGTGGATGGGAAGCCGGCCGTGAACTCTGCGCCCGTGGTGGCGGCGGTCCGGTTCCTGAAAGAGATGTACGATGCGGGAATCTTCCCGAAGGGCGTCGACTCGGCCACCTATCGGCGCATGTTCTATCACGAGAAGGTCGCGATGCTGACCGACAACCAGAACCACATCGTGATCTCCCGGACACAGAATCCCGCCATCGAGGTGGAGGCGGTACCCCCGCCGTTCAAGCAGCCGGTCACTCATGTGGAGTCGGTCTTCCTGACGATTCCCAAAGCCGCCCGCCATCCGAAGGAGGCCGCGGCCTTCCTGGAGTTCTTCCAGCGACACCTGAAGGACTATGGCCTGGCCGCCCGGAACATCGTGAACTCGAAGTCCGCGAACGAGGCGATCTTCAAGGAGGCGCCGCACCTGCGGACGTTCGTCGAGCTGCCGGTGGTTCCGGATGCCATCCTGCCCGCGGGATTCGAGACCCGGCTGCCCGAGTTCCGGAACATCGTGCTGAAGCACGTGAGCAACGTGCTCGTGCGCAACCTCGATCCCAAGGCGGAGATGGACGCGGCCCAGGCCGAGCTGGAGGAGAAGGTCGTGAAGAAGCCGTAG
- a CDS encoding isochorismatase family protein, translating into MALWDGLIPDAEQEVYHRAGYGRLRGFGTRGALLVVDMEYNFTGEQPEPVWQAIEKFKDSCGVYAWTALPFIRRLLDLSREARLPVFFTHGVPKGGRAGEADRGTAIVDEVKPAPGEVVIAKDVPSAFFGTHLASYLIERRIDTVIVTGCTTSGCVRATVLDSYSYRFKTVVPIEAVFDRAETPHRVNLFDMAMKYAHVVPSREVEDWITAQMARGADG; encoded by the coding sequence ATGGCGCTCTGGGACGGACTGATCCCCGATGCGGAGCAGGAGGTCTACCATCGGGCCGGGTACGGCCGGCTCCGGGGCTTCGGCACGCGCGGCGCCCTCCTCGTGGTGGACATGGAGTACAATTTCACGGGGGAACAGCCCGAGCCCGTCTGGCAGGCGATCGAAAAGTTCAAGGACAGCTGCGGCGTCTACGCCTGGACCGCGCTCCCATTCATCCGCCGGCTTCTCGACCTGTCGCGCGAGGCCAGGCTCCCGGTCTTCTTCACCCACGGCGTGCCCAAGGGGGGCCGGGCGGGCGAGGCCGACCGCGGGACGGCCATCGTGGACGAGGTGAAGCCGGCGCCTGGTGAAGTCGTCATCGCCAAGGACGTCCCCAGCGCGTTTTTCGGGACGCACCTGGCGAGCTACCTCATCGAGCGGCGCATCGACACCGTGATCGTCACCGGCTGCACCACCAGCGGGTGTGTCCGGGCCACGGTGCTCGACAGCTATTCGTATCGGTTCAAGACGGTCGTGCCCATCGAGGCGGTCTTCGATCGGGCGGAGACGCCACATCGGGTCAACCTCTTCGACATGGCGATGAAGTATGCCCACGTGGTGCCGTCCCGCGAGGTGGAGGATTGGATCACCGCGCAGATGGCTCGGGGGGCGGACGGGTGA
- a CDS encoding Xaa-Pro peptidase family protein, with amino-acid sequence MLRHDRRIQAALAAHGLRALVASSAENVRYLTGYDSPALYIYRYPGAYAVALPGREPVLIVGMSGLEYTVERPVATKAIRTTGTYHVERRAGATLSPAEAVVQDLRQSCPHHATAEEALLAILAEDGGAGAVGVDEGGLSPALWRVLAARLPAGALVEARSILAEIRRIKTADELDLLRQAIAINERSAARAFAVAAEGRPESEMEAAFRAEAAAAGADPGHWETTLGPRSSGSFHAASYVGAPGDLIRSDSSLRYRGYWSDIGRTRVLGRASADHLRTYAAIRAGQDAAVAAVRPGTRVGDLFALAVDTIRQAGIPHFRRHHVGHGIGLEMYEAPLIVEGSDERLEAGMVLNVEVPYYESGYGGFQIEDTVLVTEDGCRILTAADRGLASVGP; translated from the coding sequence ATGCTTCGACACGATCGACGGATCCAGGCCGCCCTGGCCGCCCACGGACTCCGCGCCCTGGTCGCCAGCTCGGCCGAGAATGTCCGGTACCTGACCGGCTACGACTCTCCGGCGCTGTACATCTACCGCTATCCCGGCGCCTACGCGGTCGCGCTCCCGGGGCGCGAGCCAGTCCTGATCGTCGGCATGTCAGGCCTCGAGTACACCGTCGAGCGGCCGGTGGCCACCAAGGCCATTCGGACCACCGGGACCTACCACGTGGAGCGGCGGGCCGGCGCGACTCTCTCGCCGGCGGAGGCGGTCGTCCAGGACCTCCGCCAGAGCTGCCCGCACCATGCGACGGCCGAAGAGGCGCTGCTGGCGATCCTCGCCGAGGACGGTGGGGCCGGCGCGGTGGGCGTCGACGAGGGCGGCCTGAGCCCGGCACTCTGGCGGGTGCTGGCGGCACGGCTTCCCGCCGGCGCCCTCGTCGAGGCCCGAAGCATCCTCGCCGAGATCCGGCGGATCAAGACGGCGGACGAGCTCGACCTCTTGCGCCAGGCCATCGCGATCAACGAGCGGTCGGCCGCCCGGGCCTTCGCCGTGGCAGCCGAGGGGCGGCCCGAATCCGAGATGGAGGCGGCGTTTCGAGCTGAAGCGGCGGCGGCGGGCGCCGATCCAGGCCACTGGGAGACGACGCTCGGGCCTCGAAGCAGCGGGTCGTTTCACGCCGCGTCGTACGTCGGCGCGCCGGGCGATCTGATCCGGTCCGACTCCAGCCTGCGCTATCGTGGCTACTGGTCCGACATCGGGCGGACCCGAGTCCTCGGCCGGGCGTCAGCCGATCACCTCCGGACCTACGCGGCCATCCGGGCCGGGCAGGACGCGGCGGTGGCCGCGGTGCGGCCGGGCACCCGGGTCGGTGACCTCTTCGCCCTCGCCGTCGACACGATTCGGCAGGCCGGCATCCCCCACTTCCGCCGCCACCACGTGGGTCACGGCATCGGGCTCGAGATGTACGAGGCGCCGCTCATCGTCGAGGGCTCGGACGAGCGGCTCGAGGCGGGGATGGTGCTGAACGTCGAGGTGCCGTACTACGAGTCGGGCTACGGCGGATTCCAGATCGAGGACACGGTCCTGGTGACCGAGGACGGATGCCGGATCCTCACGGCGGCGGATCGCGGCCTCGCCTCGGTCGGCCCATGA
- a CDS encoding DUF3830 family protein encodes MPNIAIELDGIVARAVLFPEKAPRTCEKVWSLLPIEDRTIQVRWSGAAWRTEKNYPLNLGEVENPVTVLQAGDIIYYDDPRYQLYKIGIAYGQAAWRDFKGDLPVAHIGRIIENVEPFAKSCERIIFEGPKTVRIRRAG; translated from the coding sequence GTGCCCAACATCGCGATCGAGCTGGATGGAATCGTGGCCAGGGCCGTACTTTTCCCCGAGAAGGCCCCGCGGACGTGTGAGAAGGTCTGGTCGCTCCTGCCGATCGAGGACCGGACGATCCAGGTCCGATGGTCCGGCGCGGCGTGGCGCACCGAGAAGAACTACCCGTTGAACCTGGGAGAGGTCGAGAACCCGGTCACCGTGCTCCAGGCCGGCGACATCATCTACTACGACGATCCTCGCTACCAGCTCTACAAGATCGGCATCGCCTACGGGCAGGCGGCCTGGCGCGACTTCAAGGGGGACCTGCCCGTCGCGCACATCGGCCGGATCATCGAAAACGTGGAACCCTTCGCGAAGAGCTGCGAGCGCATCATCTTCGAAGGCCCCAAGACCGTGCGCATCCGACGGGCGGGGTGA
- a CDS encoding carbohydrate ABC transporter permease, whose translation MPVYWMLVTAIQRTADLYGWPPRVAPNFAEIAVFGRLFATQPIGRWLANSFVVGTGAAVLAVTASVFGAYSLSRFRYRGRGTVGFLLLLTQMLPTAVLIVPLFVLFNRVGLLDSRLGLILANAAITAPITVWILKAFFDAIPVEIEEAALVDGCSRVGVLRRITIPLSTPALVTAFAIGFFEAWNEFVFAVTFVSDQSLWVTSVGLASWIGYLETPIEIMMAGAVVFTLPSVLVSLVLQRRLATGLVAGAVR comes from the coding sequence TTGCCCGTCTACTGGATGCTGGTGACGGCGATTCAACGGACGGCGGACCTGTACGGGTGGCCGCCGCGGGTGGCCCCCAACTTCGCCGAGATCGCCGTGTTCGGCCGGCTCTTCGCGACTCAGCCGATCGGGCGCTGGCTGGCCAACAGCTTCGTGGTGGGGACCGGCGCCGCGGTGCTGGCGGTCACGGCGTCGGTGTTCGGCGCCTACAGCCTGTCGCGCTTCCGCTACCGCGGGCGGGGCACCGTGGGGTTCCTCCTGCTTCTGACACAGATGCTGCCCACCGCGGTGCTCATCGTCCCGCTGTTCGTGCTGTTCAATCGGGTCGGCCTGCTCGACAGCCGCCTGGGGCTGATCCTGGCGAACGCGGCGATCACCGCCCCCATCACGGTCTGGATCCTCAAGGCCTTCTTCGACGCGATCCCGGTCGAGATCGAGGAGGCCGCCCTGGTGGACGGCTGCTCCCGCGTGGGCGTCCTCCGTCGCATCACGATACCCCTGTCGACCCCGGCGCTGGTCACGGCCTTCGCGATCGGGTTCTTCGAGGCGTGGAACGAGTTCGTGTTCGCCGTGACCTTCGTCAGCGACCAGTCCCTGTGGGTCACGTCGGTGGGGCTGGCCTCGTGGATCGGGTACCTGGAGACGCCGATCGAGATCATGATGGCCGGCGCCGTCGTGTTCACGCTCCCCTCGGTGCTGGTCTCTCTCGTCTTGCAGCGCCGGCTGGCGACCGGCCTGGTCGCCGGGGCGGTCAGGTAA